ACTGTAGCGTCGGCATCATCGCGATTAGCAACAAAATCCAGTACGTCGATAATCTGAACGAACGAGTGAAAAGTAGCTTTCAGCATAAGGAATTATTCTTCAAGCCATATGATGCGAACCAACTCCGTGAAATAATGCTCAACCGGGACGACGCCTTTCACGACGGCGTTCTGTCTGATGACGTGATTCCACTGTCTGCCGCCTTTGCAGCCCAAGAACATGGCGATGCTCGAAAGGCGATCGACATCCTTCGCCACGCCGGTGAGGTTGCCTACGAAGACGGTGCCGAACAGGTGACAGAACAGCACGTTCGGCAAGCCCAGCAACACGCTGAAAAAGACCGATTCCGAGAACTCGTGAGTGGAGCGCCTACACAGGCAAAGGCGGCATTGCTTGCATTGACCGAACTCAGCGTCAATTCCAATGACGAAGCATTCCTCACGAGCCGTGTGTATGACCAATACGAACGAATTTGCAACCACCTCGACATGGACATCCTCTCCGTTCGCCGTTTTCGAGACATCTTGAAGGAGCAGGCGTTCCTTGGTGTCGTCGAAATCGAGAAAATCAACAAAGGAAGTGCAGGCGGCATTCACCTTCAGAACCGACTTATCGAAGATCCGCAAGTTGTTCGCGAGACAATCCTAGAGGACAGCCGACTTCAAAACTGGACCCGCGAGTGAACTGGCTCGAAGCCAAGTGACTTGAGAGACCAAAGACCTCTTGTCATCACTGAAAACACGGTCTTCCGGCGACCCCGGGGCACTCGGTCTGTTCTGCCTGTCGACTACTTTGTTCCGTCGACAGTTCACGAACGACGGAAATCTGGGGTGGGGTGTACGGAATCGACGGATACGACGGAAACGGAGGGGACCGAATGCTACGTCGGAAACGTGGGGTTCGATAGAGACGACGGAAACGTGGGGGGTAGAAGCAACGTCGGAAACGTTGGAAACGTAGGGGGCCGAACACTACGTCGGAAACGTGGGGCTCGACGGAGACGACAGAGACAATGGAAACGACGGAAACGTAGGGGGTACCGTTGCACAACCTGCACTCAAAACAATATGGGAAGGAAGATGTACGACCCATTGGATGCTACTCGGTCACGACGTCAAGAACCCACCAGACGGCCCAACCAACGGAGCTTTCGAGGGAGTAACTGGTAGTTCCACGGGTCGCTGGACAACACACTCGAAGAGACATTGAGTCATAACGCAAGTACGTGGACTTCGCGACCTGTAAAATAGCTCCATAGATTTTAGCCTCACCACGCTGTATTGGGGATGGGACTCATGCTTGAGAACAAAGTCGCAATTGTCACCGGCGGCTCGACGGGAATCGGCAAAGCAACTGCTACCAAGTATCTCGAGTATGGTGCCGAAGTAGTGATTGCAAACCGCTCGGCTGATGCGGGTCAAGAAGTTGCTGAGGAACTCGACTGTGACTTCACCCAGTGTGACGTCGCAGAGTACGAACAGCTCGAAGCGCTCGTCGAAGCCACCGTCGAGAAGTACGGACAACTGGACGTGATGGTAAACAACGCGGGAATCGGTAGAGTCGGGGCAGTCGAGGATATGTCACTTGATGACTGGCACGACGTAATGCGGATTAATTTAAACGGCGTCATGCACGGAACGCGAGCGGCAATGCCCTATCTGAAGGAATCCGAAGGAAGAATCATCAACGTCGCGTCGATCTATGGTCTCGTCGCTGGTCCGGGAGCGACTGCCTATTCGACGGCCAAGGGCGGTATCGTCAACTTCACACGGTCGGTCGCGGTCGATTACGCCAAACAGAACGTTCGAGTCAATAGCATCTGTCCGGGATTCGTCGAGACGCCAATGACCGAGCCGAACTTTGGGGACGAAGAGTTCTATGAGTACGTTCACGGACAGACCCCGATGGGGCGGGTCGCCCAACCAGATGAGATCGCCGGTCTCGCGATGTTTCTCGCCTCTGATGAGGCTTCGTACATTACGGGAGCGAATATTCCCGTCGATGGTGGGTGGACGGCACAGTGAATTTACTTAGCTCTTTGACATTCTCCTCCGCCTGAAGGCGGAGGAAGATGTCAATTTCAAACGCCTCTTCGTCGCGGTCGACCGTCCGTCTCAGGTTGTCGGTGACGAGCCAACCGACGTCTCCATCCAACAGGGTCGGTCCCATTCGGAGCCGAGGCCGAAGGCGTCACGGTCGGCCACGCGTACGTCAACTGTGCACAGGATACGCCCCAGTTCACGGCTGTCCAGACCACCGCTACCGAAGTGAACACGCAAGCGACCGGGGTTTCCATCCCGGAAAAAGGCATCTCGATGTCCAATTACTACAAACGACTCTGGAAGAGTCTTCTTTGAACGTGACCGTACTACGCGGTCGGGTGTCGCCGTATTTGCGGTAGCCGGGCGGATTCGTCCCGGGGTCTTTCTGTCGCAGGTCGAACCACGATTGGAAACGGACGGTCTAACTACGTATTCTATCTGAACGGCATCGCTAGCTATCGTATCGATTTGGCCTACCTATCTGGTCCACCTATCTGGTCCACCTATCTGGTCCACCTATTTGGCCCATCTATCTGGCCTAACTACATAGTCTGATTATATAGGTTGTCTATCTAGCCTAACTGCATAGCCTAACTATATGGCCTAACTAAGTAGGCTATCTGATATGGCTACTTAGGCCGCCTAACTATCCAGCATAAACCGTTTGTCTGACTAGGTTTTATAACGGTGCCTTCTGATTAGCCTCGTATGCTAACGTACACGACGTACAGCGAGGCTGGCGGTGTCGGGAAGACCACGCTATCGGCCAATCTCGCGCGCGCTCACAGCGACCACGGCCACCGGGTCCTCGTCGTCGACCTCGATCCGCAGGACGGCTGTCTCTCGTATCTCCTCGGTGTCGACGAAAACCGTAGCGACGAGGACGCCGACACCATCGTCCACCACATGATCGACCGCGGGGACGATTTCGATGGCCTGATTCGCACGACCGAGGGGATCGACGTCGTGCCGAGCCACAACATGCTCGAACGCCTCGGAGATCTCTTGGAGAAGGCCGCCTCGATTGCTGAACAGACCGGCGAGTCCTTCTCGAAGTACGGCCGTCTCCGACACGTCCTCGCGGCGAACGATATCCCCGAGAAGTACGACGTCCTGATCGTCGACCCGCCCGCGACGAGCGGTCCGCACCTCTACAACGCCATCGACGCGACGCGGAGTCTGGTCGTCCCGGTCGAACCGAGCGGGAAAGGCGGCGAGTCCATCACCGGACTGGAATCCGTCGTCGCGGGCATCGAATCGAACCTCGACATCGACGTCGGCGTGCTGGCGACCGTCGTGAACCGCTTCGAGGGAACGAACGACCAGGAGGCGGTCCTCGACGAGGTCGCCGACATGCCCTATTCCAATCCCGTCACGCTCCGGAAGCGGGCGAGTCTCTTCGAAGGCTGTTGGACGAAGCAGTGTAGCGCGTTCGAATACGTCGACGAGCATCGCGACCGAGAGCGTGACCACGAACGAGAGACGCTCGACAAGCTTGACGACCTCGCGGCGTATCTGGAGGAGCGTGGTGGGCTATGAAGGACGGAACCGGGAGCGACCCGTTCGCCGACGACTCGCTCACCGAGGACGGAACGGCCGACGATGACGATGCCACCACGAGCCAGCAGACGGACGACGGAACTACCTCCGGAGATACGGAGACGGACGACGAAACTACCACCGGAGATACGGAGACGGACGACGGCTCCGAACCCGAAGAACAGGACGGCGATACCAAGGTCGACGCTGGCGAACTCCCGTGGGCAGTCCGGCGCAACAGCGTGAAGAGCGACCGCGAGATGGTCCAGTTCTACCTTCGAGAGTTCGTCCAGGAACGCGAATCCGAGTTCCAGCGCGCGGTCGAGAACGAAACCGGCTACGACACGTACCTGACGGACGTCCGTGAGGCGGCCTATCTGGTCGCGATGAACCACCCCGAGGAGGTCGCTGGCCTACTCGACGAGTGGGGTTGTGAATACCTCTGAGAACGACGCTCCGAACCTCTCCTACCGAACGTTTAAGCGTCAGGGATAGTACGTTCCGTCATGGCTTCTCCGGAGACGCGGCTCGGCGCGTTCGTTACGGACCTCGAGTTCGACCGGTTGTCCGATGGCGAGGTCGAGACGGTCCGACGCGCGTTCGTCGATACGACCGGCGTTGCTCTCGCAGGTGCGATGGAGGGCGCGGGCGAAGCAACGTACCGACAAGCCGGTATCGATCCGAAGGACGCTACTCCCGGTGAACTGCTCGGAATCGACGCCGACGAACCGCCTTCGGAAGTAGCGCTCCGATTGGGGACCGCGAGCCACGCGCTCGACTACGACGACCTATCTTGGAGGATGGACGGCCACCCGAGCGTGACCCTGATTCCGGCGCTCTTCGCGCTCGCCGAGGAGGCCGACGCGACCGGTTCCGAGTTACTGACGGCGTACGCGGCCGGGTTCGAGGCCGAGTGTGCGATAGCCGGACCGATCAGTCCGGACCACTACGAGTCGGGCTGGCACGCCACGGCCACGTTCGGGCCATTCGGCGCCGCCGCGGCCGCGAGCAAACTGCTCGGACTGGACGCAGACCAGATAGGTCGAGCGCTCGGGGTCGCCGCGTCGATGCCCGCCGGACTCAAGCGCAACTTCGGTTCGATGACGAAGCCGCTCCACGCGGGACTCGCCGCCCGCTCGGGAGTGACCGCCGCGAAGCTGGCTGAGGACGGATTCACTGCCGACCGGACCCCGGTCAGCGGGGACCGCGGGTTCTGGGACCTCTACGGTCCCGACGACCGCTCGGAGTTCGAACTGCCGAACCGACGAGTACTGGAGACCGACGGCATTCACGTCAAAGCGTATCCCTGCTGTTATTTCACCCATACCAGCATCGCCGCGGCTCAGGCCCTGACCGGCGAGAACGAGGTCGACCCCGAGGAAGTCCGTCGCGTCGACGTTCGTGCATCCCGGGGCGCAGCCGACGCGCTCCACCACGCCGACCCCGAGACCGGCCTCGAAGCGAAGTTCTCGATGGAGTACGCAGTCGCGAGCGGCGTCGTCCGGGACCGGGTCGGCCTATCGACGTTCGAAGACGGCGCGCTTGACGACCCGCAAATGCAACGGGTCCGTGAGCGCGTCGACTTCTCGGTCGACTCGTCGCTGCCGTACGATTCGCACGAAGCGGAAGTGACCCTCGTCACCGACGAGGACACGTTCGAGCGGCGTCAATCGGACCCGCCCGGGACTCACCGTGACCCGCTCACCGACGGGGAGTTGCGTGCGAAGTTCGATGAATGCGCACGACGAGCGATTCCGGCCGAACAGGTACGTGGGTTGTACGAGACGCTGTCTCGTCTCGAAACCGTTTCGCATCCCGTGGATGCGCTCACCAGCGGCCGATAACCGGCTTCCGTATCTTTAATACGATATCCCTGCCAGTTACGGGCATCTGCTATGGTAACGAGAGACACTGTGGGACTCACGGACCAACAACGTCTGGTTCGTGACTCCATACGCGATATCTGCGACGACTTCGAGGCCGAGTACTGGCGCTCCCAAGACGCCGACGGGGAGTACCCCCACGAGTTCGTCGATGCGCTCGCCGACCACGGTTGGTTCGGCGCGCTGATTCCCGAGGAATACGACGGTGCGGGGATGTCCACCGAGGAGGTCGTCGTGATGATGGAAGAGATCGCCGCCAGCGGCGGCGGATTCAGCGGTGCGCAGGCGGTCCACGGAGCCATCTACAACTCCGTTCCCATCGTGAAGTACGGGAGCGAATCACTCAAGCGCGACCTCCTCCCGCGAGTCGCCGATGGCGAGGTCTCGATACAGGCGTTCGGCCTCACCGAACCCAACGCCGGGTCGGAGTCGACCGCTATCGAAACGCGCGCGGAGCGCGACGGTGACGAGTACGTCATCGACGGACAGAAAATCTGGATCTCGCGAGTCGATGCGAGCGACTACATCGTGCTGATGGCCAGGACGACGCCCCGCGAGGAAGTCGAGAAGCGGACTCGCGGATTGACGATGTTCCTCGTCGACCTAGAAGAGGCTTACGAACAGGGCGGACTCCAGATAGAGCAGATCGACAAGACCGCGAGCAACTTCGTCCACTCATACGAGATGTGGTTCGAGGACCTCCGCGTCCCGGCCGACGCGGTCATCGGAGAGAAGGGCGAGGGCTTCTACCAGATGCTCGACGGCCTGAACGAGGAGCGACTCGTCATCGCCGCCGAGTGCGTCGGGCTCGGCGAACTCGCTGTCGAAGCAGGTGTCGATTACGCCGACCAGCGAGAGGTGTTCGGCCGACGAATCGGAAAGAACCAGGCGATTCAGCACCCGCTGGCGGAGGCGTACGCACGCGTTCAGGCAGCGAAGCAGATGGTGTACAGCGCCGCGAGAGCGCTCGCGAGCGGCGACGAAGACGCGAAGGCGCTCGGTGCGCGCGCCAACATGGCGAAGTTCCTCGCGGCCGACGCGGCGTTCGAGGCCGCCGATGCCGCGGTCCAGACCCACGGAGGGTTCGGGGTCGCCCGCGAGTACGACGTCGAGCGCTACCTCCGGGAAGCCAGATTGACGCGGCTGGTACCGATAACCCAAGAGCTCGTGCTCAACTACATCGGCGAGAACGTCCTCGGTCTCCCGAGGTCGTACTGATGACACGATACCCGCCAATTCAACAACTATGACCGACGACCACAGCGACGACACCGACCGCCGACTCGTGGAGGGCTGGCAAGGCCGCTACTTCGAGGACTTCGAGGTCGGCGACGTGTACAAACACCCCTACGGACGGACCGTGACCGAGACCGACAACGTGTGGTTCACCAACCTCACGATGAACCTCAATCCGATGCACTTCAACGAGGCGTACGCCGCCGACACCGAGTTCGGCGAGCGCCTCGTCGACGGCACCTTCGTCATCGCGCTGGCGGTCGGGATGAGCGTCATCGACGTCTCGGCGAACGCCACCGCCAACCTCGGCTACGACGACATCCGCCACCACGCGCCGGTCTACCACGGCGACACCATCTTCGCCGAGAGCGAGGTGCTGAAAAAGCGCGAGAGCGACTACCGGGACCACGTCGGCATCGTGACCACCGAACTCCGGGCGTACAATCAGGACGACGACCTCGTCCTCTCGCTCGAACGCACTCCGATGGTGCTCAAACGCGAGTACGCACAGCCCTCGGCGGCCCGGCCGACGGGGTGGCCCGAGGGAATCGGGACCCAGCCCGAGGACCTCGGATAATGCCGTCGGACGACGAACGCATCGCCGACGGACTGCCAGTCGAATCGGCCGACACCGCGGCCGACCGCGTCCCCGCCGACGGGACGGTGCTCGTCAGCGGCTTTGGCAGTGTCGGCTACCCGAAGGAGGTACCGCTCGCGCTCGCGCGGACCGACCGCGACCTCTCGCTCACCGTGGTCAGCGGCGGGAGCGTCGGCCGGGAGATCGATGTCGAGCTCGTCGAATCGGACGCTATCGCTCGGCGGTTCCCCTATCAGGCGCGCTCGCCGATACGCACGGCTGTCAACGACGGTCGAATCGCGTTCCACGACAGGAACATCTCGACGCTGGGCGACGAGGTCCAGTACGGTGGTCTCGGTCCCGGCAACGTCGCCATAGTCGAAGCGGTCGCGGTCGGCGAGGACTGGCTGGTGCCTTCGACCTCCATCGGCCACACGCCCGCTTTCGTCGAGAGCGCGTCAGAACTCATCGTGGAGGTCAACGCGGCCCAACCCCGGGAGATCGGCCGCTTCCACGACGTGTATCGACCGGGTCGCCCGCCGAATCGGGAGGCAATCCCGCTCGACGCGCCGGGCGACCGCATCGGCGGCCAAGCGGTTCGGTTCGACCCCGAGAAGCTCGTCGCGGTCGTCGAGACCGACCGGCGCGACCAGCCCTACGAGTTCCGAGAGCCGACCGCCGACGACCGCGGAGTCGCCGAC
The Halorussus salilacus genome window above contains:
- a CDS encoding orc1/cdc6 family replication initiation protein, with the protein product MTFDPSSNSVDDPLFDSGHHIFANKDLLKIGHVPEADRIVGRDDEIAKLAKRLNGAVHGYSPENVMIYGKTGTGKSLVSRHVSQRAQNAADDGIDIGTAYLDCAEDNTETQAISSLAAKLNDESVTGTTVPHTGLSTSKYYKLLWETLDAQFDSVIIILDEIDLMNDDSVLMKLSRAEEAGKIDCSVGIIAISNKIQYVDNLNERVKSSFQHKELFFKPYDANQLREIMLNRDDAFHDGVLSDDVIPLSAAFAAQEHGDARKAIDILRHAGEVAYEDGAEQVTEQHVRQAQQHAEKDRFRELVSGAPTQAKAALLALTELSVNSNDEAFLTSRVYDQYERICNHLDMDILSVRRFRDILKEQAFLGVVEIEKINKGSAGGIHLQNRLIEDPQVVRETILEDSRLQNWTRE
- a CDS encoding SDR family NAD(P)-dependent oxidoreductase, whose translation is MLENKVAIVTGGSTGIGKATATKYLEYGAEVVIANRSADAGQEVAEELDCDFTQCDVAEYEQLEALVEATVEKYGQLDVMVNNAGIGRVGAVEDMSLDDWHDVMRINLNGVMHGTRAAMPYLKESEGRIINVASIYGLVAGPGATAYSTAKGGIVNFTRSVAVDYAKQNVRVNSICPGFVETPMTEPNFGDEEFYEYVHGQTPMGRVAQPDEIAGLAMFLASDEASYITGANIPVDGGWTAQ
- a CDS encoding ParA family protein produces the protein MLTYTTYSEAGGVGKTTLSANLARAHSDHGHRVLVVDLDPQDGCLSYLLGVDENRSDEDADTIVHHMIDRGDDFDGLIRTTEGIDVVPSHNMLERLGDLLEKAASIAEQTGESFSKYGRLRHVLAANDIPEKYDVLIVDPPATSGPHLYNAIDATRSLVVPVEPSGKGGESITGLESVVAGIESNLDIDVGVLATVVNRFEGTNDQEAVLDEVADMPYSNPVTLRKRASLFEGCWTKQCSAFEYVDEHRDRERDHERETLDKLDDLAAYLEERGGL
- a CDS encoding MmgE/PrpD family protein, which gives rise to MASPETRLGAFVTDLEFDRLSDGEVETVRRAFVDTTGVALAGAMEGAGEATYRQAGIDPKDATPGELLGIDADEPPSEVALRLGTASHALDYDDLSWRMDGHPSVTLIPALFALAEEADATGSELLTAYAAGFEAECAIAGPISPDHYESGWHATATFGPFGAAAAASKLLGLDADQIGRALGVAASMPAGLKRNFGSMTKPLHAGLAARSGVTAAKLAEDGFTADRTPVSGDRGFWDLYGPDDRSEFELPNRRVLETDGIHVKAYPCCYFTHTSIAAAQALTGENEVDPEEVRRVDVRASRGAADALHHADPETGLEAKFSMEYAVASGVVRDRVGLSTFEDGALDDPQMQRVRERVDFSVDSSLPYDSHEAEVTLVTDEDTFERRQSDPPGTHRDPLTDGELRAKFDECARRAIPAEQVRGLYETLSRLETVSHPVDALTSGR
- a CDS encoding acyl-CoA dehydrogenase family protein; this encodes MVTRDTVGLTDQQRLVRDSIRDICDDFEAEYWRSQDADGEYPHEFVDALADHGWFGALIPEEYDGAGMSTEEVVVMMEEIAASGGGFSGAQAVHGAIYNSVPIVKYGSESLKRDLLPRVADGEVSIQAFGLTEPNAGSESTAIETRAERDGDEYVIDGQKIWISRVDASDYIVLMARTTPREEVEKRTRGLTMFLVDLEEAYEQGGLQIEQIDKTASNFVHSYEMWFEDLRVPADAVIGEKGEGFYQMLDGLNEERLVIAAECVGLGELAVEAGVDYADQREVFGRRIGKNQAIQHPLAEAYARVQAAKQMVYSAARALASGDEDAKALGARANMAKFLAADAAFEAADAAVQTHGGFGVAREYDVERYLREARLTRLVPITQELVLNYIGENVLGLPRSY
- a CDS encoding MaoC family dehydratase, producing MTDDHSDDTDRRLVEGWQGRYFEDFEVGDVYKHPYGRTVTETDNVWFTNLTMNLNPMHFNEAYAADTEFGERLVDGTFVIALAVGMSVIDVSANATANLGYDDIRHHAPVYHGDTIFAESEVLKKRESDYRDHVGIVTTELRAYNQDDDLVLSLERTPMVLKREYAQPSAARPTGWPEGIGTQPEDLG